The following proteins are co-located in the Dromiciops gliroides isolate mDroGli1 chromosome 2, mDroGli1.pri, whole genome shotgun sequence genome:
- the RNF208 gene encoding RING finger protein 208, with the protein MPAPPGPEASGWPGLLMSCLKGPQVILKMETMKIVHPEKFPELQAGTPRYTPTPRPAPALAPKRAWPSDTEIIVNQACGGDVPALEGVPRTPPPPRRPRKSSAELGFPRVAPGDEVIVNQYVLRPGPAGEPLECPTCGHTYNLTQRRPRVLSCLHSVCEQCLQILYESCPKYKFISCPTCRRETVLFTDYGLAALAVNTSILSRLPPEALTAPPGQWGGEAEGSCYQTFRQYCGAACTCHVRNPLSSCAIM; encoded by the coding sequence ATGCCGGCGCCCCCTGGGCCCGAGGCGAGCGGCTGGCCCGGCCTCCTCATGTCCTGCCTGAAGGGCCCACAGGTCATCCTCAAGATGGAGACCATGAAGATCGTCCACCCTGAGAAGTTCCCAGAGCTCCAAGCGGGTACTCCCCGCTACACGCCTACCCCCAGGCCTGCTCCTGCCCTGGCCCCCAAGAGGGCCTGGCCTTCTGACACCGAGATCATTGTCAATCAGGCCTGTGGTGGAGATGTGCCTGCCCTCGAAGGGGTGCCTCGTACACCACCTCCACCCAGGAGGCCCCGGAAGAGCAGTGCTGAGCTGGGCTTCCCCCGGGTAGCTCCTGGTGATGAGGTCATTGTGAACCAATACGTGTTACGGCCTGGCCCAGCCGGGGAGCCACTGGAGTGCCCGACCTGTGGGCACACATACAACCTGACCCAGCGGCGTCCTCGTGTGCTCTCCTGTCTGCATTCAGTCTGCGAGCAGTGTCTGCAAATCCTTTACGAGTCCTGCCCCAAGTACAAATTCATCTCTTGCCCTACTTGCCGCAGGGAGACTGTGCTCTTCACTGACTATGGGCTGGCTGCCCTTGCTGTCAATACATCCATCTTGAGTCGTCTGCCACCAGAGGCACTGACTGCTCCACCTGGCCAGTGGGGTGGCGAGGCTGAGGGCAGCTGCTACCAGACCTTCCGCCAGTACTGTGGGGCTGCCTGCACCTGCCACGTGAGGAACCCGCTGTCCTCCTGCGCCATCATGTAG
- the LOC122739066 gene encoding RING finger protein 225-like: protein MAVSSQEPEPTEPVSRSPDEEEGMESLTPSAPCPSEAVPMDSEPLLGAGAQWTSQLLEDVEDECPICTEPYGVDEHLLVLLNCGHGLCQHCLNRLLGIAPSTDLGRVRCPLCRQKTPMLEWEIYQLQEELLQADGPQPPPPPSPPALPPRGTGLWSSLEHRYQLHGNRGCLPFLPCPPCLIARLWALRERGPCTQCLIMLIMVALEMFGLVLIFLPLLLLALLFILLNHSGH from the coding sequence ATGGCTGTGAGCAGCCAGGAGCCAGAGCCAACTGAGCCTGTGTCTAGGTCCCCAGATGAAGAGGAGGGAATGGAGAGCTTGACTCCTTCAGCCCCTTGCCCTTCTGAGGCTGTCCCCATGGACAGTGAGCCCCTATTGGGGGCTGGAGCCCAGTGGACTTCGCAACTCCTGGAGGATGTGGAAGATGAGTGTCCTATCTGTACAGAACCCTACGGGGTAGATGAGCACCTCTTGGTGTTGCTGAACTGTGGCCATGGCCTGTGCCAACACTGCCTAAACAGGCTCTTGGGCATAGCTCCCAGCACTGACCTGGGCCGTGTGCGGTGCCCATTGTGCCGACAGAAGACGCCTATGTTGGAGTGGGAGATCTACCAGCTGCAGGAAGAGTTGCTCCAGGCTGATGGGCCCCAACCCCCACCACCTCCCAGTCCCCCAGCCCTTCCTCCCCGAGGGACAGGGCTCTGGTCTTCCCTGGAGCACCGTTATCAACTTCATGGGAACCGAGGTTGCCTCCCCTTCTTGCCCTGCCCACCCTGCCTGATTGCCAGGCTCTGGGCCCTTCGTGAGAGGGGGCCCTGCACCCAATGCCTAATCATGCTGATAATGGTAGCCCTGGAGATGTTTGGACTGGTACTCATCTTTCTGCCCCTCCTCCTGCTTGCATTGCTCTTTATCCTGCTTAACCATTCAGGCCACTGA
- the NDOR1 gene encoding NADPH-dependent diflavin oxidoreductase 1 isoform X1: MLTPSLLILFGSQTGTAQDVAERISREARRRRLQCRVQALDSYDVVNLINEPLVIFVCATTGQGDPPDNMKNFWKFIFRKNLPPTSLCQMDYAVLGLGDSSYAKFNFVAKKLHRRLLQLGGNVLLPIGLGDDQHDLGPDAVIDPWLLDLWEKVLGLYPVPSDLSVIPADTPLPSRFILNFCDEAPGISYEEQHSENQRPDQLPSDHKPFLAPMVSNQRVTAESHFQDVRLIEFDITGSGISFTAGDIVMIQPQNSSSDTQQFCHLLSLDPNRRFVLQPREPDHTCPVQLPQPCTIHHLVSHYLDINRVPHRSFFEILACLSQHQMEREKLLEFSSAQGQEELYNYCNRPRRTILEVLGDFPHSAASIPPDYLLDLIPQIRPRAYSIASSLLAHPLRVQILVAVVRYQTRLRKPRQGLCTSWLASLDPRRGPVRVPLWVRNSGLTFPSEPNTPVIMVGPGTGVAPFRAAIQERVAQGQTGNYLFFGCRQKDKDFYCEAEWQELIQRGFLTLITAFSRDQEEKIYVQHRLQEHGALVWELLNQHGAYFYLAGNAKSMPASVSEALTSLFQSEGGLSSPDAAAYLTMLERAMRFQAETWA; the protein is encoded by the exons ATGTTGACCCCAAGCCTCCTCATCCTGTTTGGGAGCCAGACGGGGACTGCCCAGGATGTGGCAGAGAGGATCAGTAGGGAGGCCCGGCGGAGGCGGCTCCAATGCAGGGTTCAGGCGCTGGATTCCTATGATGTG GTGAATCTGATTAATGAACCACTGGTGATATTTGTTTGTGCAACTACAGGCCAAGGAGACCCCCCTGACAACATGAAG AACTTCTGGAAGTTTATATTCCGAAAAAACCTGCCTCCTACCTCACTCTGTCAGATGGATTATGCTGTTCTGGGTCTCGGTGATTCCTCCTATGCCAA GTTTAATTTTGTTGCCAAGAAACTCCACCGGCGCCTGCTACAACTTGGGGGTAATGTGCTCTTGCCCATTGGCCTGGGTGATGACCAGCATGACCTGGG GCCTGATGCAGTTATTGATCCCTGGCTTCTGGACCTGTGGGAAAAGGTTCTGGGGCTATATCCTGTGCCTTCTGACCTTAGTGTGATACCTGCTGACACACC TTTACCTTCAAGGTTCATTCTGAACTTTTGTGATGAAGCTCCAGGGATTTCTTATGAGGAACAACATTCAGAGAACCAAAGGCCTGATCAGCTCCCTTCTGACCACAAGCCCTTCCTGGCTCCCATGGTCTCCAATCAAAGAGTGACTGCTGAGTCACACTTCCAGGATGTTCGGCTAATTGAATTTGATATCACAGGCTCTGGAATAAG CTTTACCGCCGGTGACATTGTGATGATTCAGCCTCAGAACTCAAGCAGTGACACCCAGCAGTTCTGTCACCTGCTCAGTCTCGACCCAAACCGACGTTTTGTGCTGCAGCCTCGGGAACCAG ATCACACCTGTCCAGTTCAGCTGCCTCAGCCCTGTACCATCCATCACCTTGTGTCCCACTACCTGGACATCAACCGTGTTCCCCATCGCTCCTTTTTTGAGATCCTGGCTTGTCTATCTCAACACCAGATGGAACGTGAGAAGCTTCTTGAGTTCAGTTCTGCACAAGGCCAGGAAGAGTTATACAATTACTGCAATAGACCTCGAAGGACCATCTTGGAG GTCCTGGGGGACTTCCCTCACTCAGCAGCTTCCATCCCACCAGACTACCTGCTGGACCTCATCCCCCAAATCCGGCCCAGGGCCTACTCCATTGCGTCTTCATTGCTG GCTCATCCTCTGCGGGTGCAGATCCTCGTGGCTGTGGTACGGTACCAGACTCGTCTCCGTAAGCCCCGTCAGGGCCTCTGTACCTCCTGGCTGGCCTCCCTAGATCCAAGGAGAG GACCAGTAAGAGTTCCTCTTTGGGTTCGAAACAGTGGGCTGACCTTCCCTTCAGAACCTAACACCCCTGTGATCATGGTGGGTCCTGGCACTGGAGTGGCCCCCTTCCGTGCAGCCATCCAGGAGCGTGTGGCACAGGGCCAGACAG GAAACTATCTATTCTTTGGTTGTCGCCAGAAGGACAAAGACTTTTACTGTGAAGCTGAGTGGCAAGAACTCATTCAGAGAGGCTTCTTGACCCTCATTACTGCTTTCTCCAGGGACCAA GAGGAAAAGATTTATGTACAGCACCGTCTCCAGGAGCATGGGGCACTGGTGTGGGAGCTGCTGAACCAGCACGGAGCCTACTTTTACCTAGCTGG CAATGCCAAGTCCATGCCAGCCTCTGTCTCAGAGGCATTGACCTCGTTATTCCAATCAGAGGGTGGACTCTCCAGCCCTGATGCTGCTGCCTACCTCACCATGCTGGAGCGGGCCATGCGCTTCCAGGCTGAGACCTGGGCCTGA
- the NDOR1 gene encoding NADPH-dependent diflavin oxidoreductase 1 isoform X2, which yields MKNFWKFIFRKNLPPTSLCQMDYAVLGLGDSSYAKFNFVAKKLHRRLLQLGGNVLLPIGLGDDQHDLGPDAVIDPWLLDLWEKVLGLYPVPSDLSVIPADTPLPSRFILNFCDEAPGISYEEQHSENQRPDQLPSDHKPFLAPMVSNQRVTAESHFQDVRLIEFDITGSGISFTAGDIVMIQPQNSSSDTQQFCHLLSLDPNRRFVLQPREPDHTCPVQLPQPCTIHHLVSHYLDINRVPHRSFFEILACLSQHQMEREKLLEFSSAQGQEELYNYCNRPRRTILEVLGDFPHSAASIPPDYLLDLIPQIRPRAYSIASSLLAHPLRVQILVAVVRYQTRLRKPRQGLCTSWLASLDPRRGPVRVPLWVRNSGLTFPSEPNTPVIMVGPGTGVAPFRAAIQERVAQGQTGNYLFFGCRQKDKDFYCEAEWQELIQRGFLTLITAFSRDQEEKIYVQHRLQEHGALVWELLNQHGAYFYLAGNAKSMPASVSEALTSLFQSEGGLSSPDAAAYLTMLERAMRFQAETWA from the exons ATGAAG AACTTCTGGAAGTTTATATTCCGAAAAAACCTGCCTCCTACCTCACTCTGTCAGATGGATTATGCTGTTCTGGGTCTCGGTGATTCCTCCTATGCCAA GTTTAATTTTGTTGCCAAGAAACTCCACCGGCGCCTGCTACAACTTGGGGGTAATGTGCTCTTGCCCATTGGCCTGGGTGATGACCAGCATGACCTGGG GCCTGATGCAGTTATTGATCCCTGGCTTCTGGACCTGTGGGAAAAGGTTCTGGGGCTATATCCTGTGCCTTCTGACCTTAGTGTGATACCTGCTGACACACC TTTACCTTCAAGGTTCATTCTGAACTTTTGTGATGAAGCTCCAGGGATTTCTTATGAGGAACAACATTCAGAGAACCAAAGGCCTGATCAGCTCCCTTCTGACCACAAGCCCTTCCTGGCTCCCATGGTCTCCAATCAAAGAGTGACTGCTGAGTCACACTTCCAGGATGTTCGGCTAATTGAATTTGATATCACAGGCTCTGGAATAAG CTTTACCGCCGGTGACATTGTGATGATTCAGCCTCAGAACTCAAGCAGTGACACCCAGCAGTTCTGTCACCTGCTCAGTCTCGACCCAAACCGACGTTTTGTGCTGCAGCCTCGGGAACCAG ATCACACCTGTCCAGTTCAGCTGCCTCAGCCCTGTACCATCCATCACCTTGTGTCCCACTACCTGGACATCAACCGTGTTCCCCATCGCTCCTTTTTTGAGATCCTGGCTTGTCTATCTCAACACCAGATGGAACGTGAGAAGCTTCTTGAGTTCAGTTCTGCACAAGGCCAGGAAGAGTTATACAATTACTGCAATAGACCTCGAAGGACCATCTTGGAG GTCCTGGGGGACTTCCCTCACTCAGCAGCTTCCATCCCACCAGACTACCTGCTGGACCTCATCCCCCAAATCCGGCCCAGGGCCTACTCCATTGCGTCTTCATTGCTG GCTCATCCTCTGCGGGTGCAGATCCTCGTGGCTGTGGTACGGTACCAGACTCGTCTCCGTAAGCCCCGTCAGGGCCTCTGTACCTCCTGGCTGGCCTCCCTAGATCCAAGGAGAG GACCAGTAAGAGTTCCTCTTTGGGTTCGAAACAGTGGGCTGACCTTCCCTTCAGAACCTAACACCCCTGTGATCATGGTGGGTCCTGGCACTGGAGTGGCCCCCTTCCGTGCAGCCATCCAGGAGCGTGTGGCACAGGGCCAGACAG GAAACTATCTATTCTTTGGTTGTCGCCAGAAGGACAAAGACTTTTACTGTGAAGCTGAGTGGCAAGAACTCATTCAGAGAGGCTTCTTGACCCTCATTACTGCTTTCTCCAGGGACCAA GAGGAAAAGATTTATGTACAGCACCGTCTCCAGGAGCATGGGGCACTGGTGTGGGAGCTGCTGAACCAGCACGGAGCCTACTTTTACCTAGCTGG CAATGCCAAGTCCATGCCAGCCTCTGTCTCAGAGGCATTGACCTCGTTATTCCAATCAGAGGGTGGACTCTCCAGCCCTGATGCTGCTGCCTACCTCACCATGCTGGAGCGGGCCATGCGCTTCCAGGCTGAGACCTGGGCCTGA
- the TMEM203 gene encoding transmembrane protein 203 has product MLFSLRELVQWLGFATFEIFVHVLALLVFSVLLALRVDELAPGLSWWNVFVPFFAADGLSTYFTTIVSVRLFQDGEKRLAVLRLFWILTILSLKFVFEMLLCQKLVEQTRELWFGLIMSPVFILLQLLMIRACRVN; this is encoded by the coding sequence ATGTTGTTCTCGCTGCGGGAGCTGGTGCAGTGGCTGGGCTTCGCCACTTTCGAGATCTTTGTGCATGTGCTGGCGCTGCTCGTGTTCTCTGTGCTCCTGGCCCTGCGTGTGGATGAGCTGGCCCCGGGCCTGTCGTGGTGGAATGTATTCGTGCCCTTCTTCGCCGCAGATGGGCTCAGCACCTACTTCACCACCATCGTGTCCGTTCGCCTCTTCCAAGACGGGGAGAAGCGACTGGCTGTGCTCCGCCTCTTCTGGATCCTCACCATTCTCAGTCTCAAGTTTGTTTTTGAGATGCTGCTTTGCCAGAAGCTGGTGGAGCAGACGAGAGAGCTCTGGTTTGGCCTGATCATGTCCCCAGTCTTTATTCTTCTGCAGCTGCTCATGATCCGGGCCTGTCGTGTCAATTAG